From one Ignavibacteria bacterium genomic stretch:
- a CDS encoding cystathionine gamma-synthase family protein encodes MDSEFAKGLRPESLMMSYGYKPELSEGAVKCPIFQTSTFVFKSAEEGKAFFEIAYGLRTSRENEELGLIYSRINNPNLEILEKRLTLWDGADDCAVFESGMSAITTVLLEFLNPGDVLLTSSPVYGGTDHFMKKILPRFGVGVLEFTPGQSKDEIISMVEQSGMSRNLSLVYVESPANPTNHLVDIAVCKEVAEYFSGITAKEIYLAVDNTYMGPLWQHPLKHGADLVLYSATKYIGGHSDLIAGACLGSAALIQRVKTLRTFLGNMASPNTGWLLLRSLETLKARMDIQASNADKVAEFLTRHPKVEKVYYPGNLTPDDGEQFVIKQKQCLTNGGMISFDVGGTELDAFKVLNSLKLIKLAVSLGSTESLAEHPATMTHVDVDESLRNRLSITEKMIRLSIGVENYADIISDLDQALKPI; translated from the coding sequence ATGGATAGTGAGTTTGCTAAGGGGCTGCGGCCCGAGAGTCTGATGATGTCATACGGCTATAAACCGGAACTCTCCGAGGGGGCTGTTAAGTGTCCGATATTTCAGACGTCGACGTTTGTTTTTAAAAGTGCCGAGGAGGGGAAGGCGTTTTTCGAGATTGCCTACGGACTCCGAACCTCCCGCGAGAACGAAGAGTTGGGGTTGATTTACAGTCGTATTAATAATCCGAATCTCGAAATTCTTGAAAAGCGTCTGACCTTATGGGATGGTGCAGACGATTGTGCCGTGTTCGAGAGCGGGATGTCTGCAATTACCACCGTTCTGCTTGAGTTTCTAAATCCGGGCGACGTGCTGTTAACAAGCAGTCCGGTTTATGGCGGTACGGATCACTTTATGAAAAAAATCCTGCCACGATTTGGTGTAGGCGTTCTTGAATTTACTCCCGGACAGAGTAAGGATGAGATTATTTCGATGGTTGAGCAGTCGGGAATGTCGAGAAACCTCTCCCTGGTGTATGTCGAGTCACCTGCAAATCCAACAAATCATCTGGTTGACATAGCAGTGTGCAAGGAAGTTGCCGAATACTTTTCCGGGATTACTGCAAAAGAAATTTATCTTGCTGTTGATAACACGTATATGGGGCCCTTGTGGCAGCATCCGTTAAAACATGGTGCCGACCTTGTGCTCTATTCTGCAACCAAGTATATCGGCGGTCACAGCGATCTTATTGCAGGAGCCTGTTTGGGCTCGGCAGCCCTGATACAGCGGGTTAAAACACTGCGGACGTTCCTTGGGAATATGGCAAGTCCCAATACAGGGTGGTTACTCCTGCGTAGTCTTGAAACGCTTAAAGCCAGAATGGATATTCAGGCTTCAAATGCAGACAAGGTTGCAGAATTTCTTACTCGCCACCCAAAGGTAGAGAAGGTGTACTACCCCGGTAACCTTACTCCAGATGATGGCGAACAATTCGTGATAAAGCAAAAGCAGTGTCTAACCAATGGTGGAATGATATCGTTTGATGTTGGCGGTACCGAGTTGGATGCATTTAAAGTACTTAACTCACTGAAGCTGATTAAACTGGCGGTTAGTTTAGGAAGTACCGAAAGTTTGGCAGAGCACCCGGCAACCATGACCCATGTGGATGTTGATGAATCTCTTCGCAATAGGTTGTCGATTACAGAAAAAATGATTAGGCTTTCGATTGGTGTGGAGAATTACGCTGACATCATTTCAGATCTTGATCAGGCCCTGAAGCCTATCTAA
- a CDS encoding c-type cytochrome, protein MGCSSNEESNDAAALPGTLTITEEQELAADASDMFGVLPATMPGAEHDTPDLIALGEALYHDVRLSINNTQSCNTCHDVTNGRSGVDGEPTSKGAKGERGNRNSPTSLNAGFQFLQFWDGRAADLAEQAKGPILNPVEMAMPSEKAVEDRLSGIPEYVEMFKKAFPNTRRNITYQNVASAIAAFERTLVSPSPFDEYVKGNSEALTAKQKLGLQTFIATGCASCHNGPTFGGNTFQKLGMLHPFASKDAGRYEVTKDPADSMMFKVPILRNIALTAPYFHNGSVPTLHEAVKLMAWHQLDKKLDENEIDVIVTFLEGLSDPKRTAPPAPAVQ, encoded by the coding sequence ATGGGCTGTTCATCAAATGAAGAATCAAATGATGCTGCCGCATTACCAGGAACGTTAACGATAACAGAAGAGCAGGAGCTGGCTGCTGATGCTTCGGATATGTTCGGTGTACTTCCGGCTACGATGCCGGGTGCCGAACATGACACCCCTGATTTAATTGCACTTGGCGAAGCTCTGTATCACGATGTGAGGCTGTCAATAAATAACACGCAGTCGTGCAATACGTGCCACGATGTGACCAATGGTCGTTCCGGTGTTGACGGTGAACCAACTTCGAAAGGGGCGAAGGGTGAGCGTGGTAACCGGAATTCACCTACGTCCCTGAATGCCGGGTTCCAGTTCCTGCAGTTCTGGGATGGCAGGGCAGCTGATCTTGCAGAACAGGCGAAGGGCCCTATCCTGAATCCTGTCGAAATGGCAATGCCCAGCGAGAAGGCTGTGGAAGATCGCTTATCGGGAATTCCCGAGTATGTAGAAATGTTTAAGAAAGCATTCCCTAATACCCGCCGAAACATAACATATCAGAACGTTGCAAGTGCGATTGCCGCTTTTGAGCGTACCCTGGTGTCCCCATCACCGTTTGATGAATACGTAAAGGGTAACAGTGAGGCACTGACAGCAAAACAAAAACTTGGACTGCAAACGTTCATTGCCACAGGATGTGCATCGTGCCATAATGGCCCTACATTCGGTGGCAATACATTTCAAAAACTGGGTATGCTGCATCCGTTTGCGTCAAAGGATGCCGGACGATACGAGGTAACCAAGGATCCGGCTGACAGCATGATGTTTAAAGTCCCGATTCTTCGAAACATTGCACTTACAGCCCCTTACTTCCATAACGGATCGGTACCAACTCTTCATGAGGCAGTTAAACTCATGGCATGGCACCAGCTGGATAAAAAACTTGATGAAAATGAAATAGATGTAATAGTGACGTTTTTAGAAGGGTTGTCTGACCCAAAGCGAACTGCACCACCCGCACCTGCAGTACAATAG
- a CDS encoding exo-alpha-sialidase: MAVAQQHAVNVLTLTSPVTDAILLADGTVRLYTQDFTVYDASAPKQAWTRRAATTHGVIAKKLGRLYVRNNIVLAFGAFIDSASGTSVVLRSTDDGVTFTGVKFVNDSLGTTDGCNVASDGTLTFVDRAGRLFKSSDAGSSWSKIQLPTVIPSVGLKEATMLDANVGVAVDAQRKVYYTTNGWQSCVSPVAANKPITRSQPSLQQLFFWDSEFYVLNNILVFREFRDVYRTTSSSLIWERWDSIACFAVSADQRFMAYTFVDGRLILEDVQTGEKTVLDTVSLQPQFIRISGKSLITYRADTGPIVYNGGTKTMIRPVDSEATTTKPTLITASGEFGILASSTDAVMVDIVRKGKGHSWLYDTTLNVGIARSIRTKGDNVLLIDNEYTTLKYDSKKRTVEMYNLEAPLEQLRQAPLRKLRITLTTIASTGIRKKWCEYKLSANHLACTEVVDSSSDGISSHLFRNTIPQDTVTAILNAINAVGSQLPAIADFVPGDSLRSSYAVMLDTIFRYDNYFNVHQAYMTPPLPEVQAKACSTEFMARLDEISQLTPQMIMRGVRQYRRVSHYPRYVYSVSFENTSGRTAVFETDAIEESHAPLMLPWTGTSDANRWMSYCSRLPQLVASYMPVWILPGVYTEMLRPEWLYLAVAAYQDGLVRGRWHSWAGGVVSPMTLKK, encoded by the coding sequence TTGGCAGTTGCACAACAGCACGCGGTTAATGTGCTAACTCTTACAAGCCCTGTTACAGATGCAATCCTGCTTGCCGACGGAACGGTGCGACTGTATACCCAGGATTTTACGGTATATGATGCCTCGGCCCCAAAACAAGCGTGGACGCGTCGTGCCGCAACCACCCACGGCGTGATTGCTAAGAAACTTGGCCGTCTGTATGTCCGAAACAACATTGTCCTGGCTTTCGGAGCCTTCATTGATTCGGCTTCGGGTACATCGGTTGTCCTTCGAAGCACTGATGACGGAGTAACGTTCACAGGCGTGAAATTTGTTAACGACTCGCTGGGAACTACAGACGGATGTAATGTTGCTTCGGATGGTACACTGACTTTTGTAGATAGGGCAGGCCGCTTGTTTAAAAGCTCGGACGCAGGCAGTAGCTGGAGTAAGATTCAGTTGCCAACAGTTATTCCAAGCGTTGGACTGAAGGAAGCCACAATGCTGGATGCCAATGTTGGAGTTGCTGTAGATGCTCAGCGAAAAGTGTACTACACCACCAACGGATGGCAGTCATGCGTATCACCTGTTGCTGCCAATAAACCAATTACGCGCAGCCAGCCGTCACTGCAACAACTGTTTTTCTGGGACAGTGAATTCTACGTCCTGAATAATATCCTTGTGTTCAGAGAATTCCGCGATGTATATCGCACTACATCGTCAAGCTTGATTTGGGAGCGATGGGACAGCATTGCCTGCTTTGCGGTCTCTGCTGACCAGCGGTTTATGGCATACACGTTTGTGGACGGGAGGCTTATCCTGGAAGACGTGCAGACCGGTGAGAAAACAGTTCTGGATACCGTTAGTCTGCAGCCTCAGTTTATCCGGATCAGTGGCAAATCACTCATCACCTATCGGGCTGATACGGGCCCAATTGTGTATAACGGTGGAACCAAGACGATGATTCGGCCTGTTGACTCTGAAGCAACCACCACAAAGCCAACCCTGATAACAGCATCAGGCGAATTTGGCATTTTGGCCAGTTCTACCGACGCTGTGATGGTTGATATTGTTAGGAAAGGTAAAGGGCATTCCTGGTTGTATGATACAACACTGAATGTTGGTATTGCACGAAGTATCCGCACAAAAGGGGATAACGTCCTGCTGATTGATAATGAATACACAACACTTAAATACGACTCAAAAAAGCGTACGGTGGAGATGTATAATCTTGAAGCCCCTTTAGAACAGCTCCGGCAAGCACCTCTGCGTAAACTTCGTATTACACTTACAACGATTGCTTCTACAGGAATTCGTAAAAAATGGTGCGAGTACAAATTGTCTGCTAATCACCTGGCGTGCACCGAGGTTGTGGATAGCAGCTCTGATGGGATAAGCTCACATCTGTTTCGTAACACAATCCCGCAGGATACGGTGACGGCAATCCTGAATGCGATTAATGCGGTGGGAAGCCAGCTACCGGCAATAGCAGACTTCGTTCCCGGTGACTCCTTGCGGAGCTCGTATGCAGTCATGTTAGATACTATTTTTCGATATGATAACTACTTTAACGTTCATCAGGCCTATATGACTCCTCCGCTTCCGGAAGTTCAGGCAAAAGCTTGCAGTACAGAATTTATGGCGCGTCTTGACGAAATATCGCAACTTACTCCGCAGATGATTATGCGCGGCGTGCGGCAATACCGCAGAGTATCGCACTACCCCCGCTATGTGTATTCTGTCAGCTTCGAAAATACGAGTGGTCGCACGGCGGTGTTCGAAACAGATGCAATCGAAGAGTCCCATGCACCGCTGATGCTCCCATGGACCGGAACATCGGATGCAAATCGGTGGATGAGCTACTGTAGTCGTCTGCCACAGCTTGTTGCCAGTTATATGCCTGTGTGGATATTGCCGGGAGTCTATACCGAAATGTTGCGTCCTGAGTGGCTGTACCTGGCTGTGGCTGCGTATCAAGACGGACTGGTGAGGGGGCGATGGCATTCGTGGGCTGGCGGTGTGGTATCGCCGATGACATTAAAAAAATAG
- a CDS encoding NAD(P)(+) transhydrogenase (Re/Si-specific) subunit beta, whose amino-acid sequence MMEAVLPISYLLASVTFIGGIKLLGSPKTARTGNLIAAIGMTIAILATIFLYRTPGGAHLGNLWLIGLALIIGSAIGWVMAMKVQMTAMPQMVSFFNGMGGACAALISMLEYKEVYDTGLIEMIPTWYLVATVAGLLIGSVSFSGSIIAYLKLEEKLGDVRYSAQQFVNNFILLAAIVLAGLIAANVLTGFGLMVGVTALALLFGVLFVLPIGGADMPVVISLLNSFTGVAAACGGFVYDNMVMLVGGILVGSAGTLLTVVMCRAMNRSLTNVLFSTFGGASAGAGGSTTTGGTVKQLTATDAAVLMAYAQRVVIVPGYGLAVAQAQHVCHALEAELTAKGVEVLYAVHPVAGRMPGHMNVLLAEADVSYDKLVEMEEINPQFKLTDVALVVGANDVVNPAAKTDPSSPIYGMPILDVEDARNVIVMKRSMKAGYAGIENELFYRPNTSMLFGDAKATMTALVNEVKGL is encoded by the coding sequence ATGATGGAAGCAGTTCTCCCGATTTCGTATTTATTAGCTTCCGTTACATTCATTGGCGGAATTAAGTTACTCGGTTCTCCTAAAACAGCTCGGACTGGCAACTTGATTGCGGCAATAGGTATGACGATTGCAATTCTGGCAACGATTTTTCTGTACCGCACGCCTGGTGGAGCACACTTGGGGAATCTGTGGTTAATTGGGCTGGCACTGATTATTGGTAGCGCAATTGGCTGGGTTATGGCCATGAAGGTGCAGATGACGGCTATGCCGCAAATGGTGAGCTTCTTTAATGGGATGGGCGGTGCCTGCGCCGCACTCATCTCTATGTTGGAATACAAGGAAGTTTATGATACCGGACTGATAGAAATGATTCCAACGTGGTACCTTGTGGCCACTGTAGCCGGATTGCTGATTGGAAGCGTTTCGTTTTCCGGATCGATTATTGCCTACTTGAAATTAGAAGAAAAACTGGGCGATGTACGGTACTCGGCTCAGCAGTTTGTTAACAACTTTATCCTGTTGGCTGCTATTGTCCTTGCCGGACTTATCGCTGCCAATGTCCTTACCGGCTTCGGCCTGATGGTTGGCGTAACTGCACTGGCCCTCCTGTTCGGTGTTCTATTCGTACTGCCAATTGGTGGCGCCGATATGCCCGTGGTGATTTCGCTGCTAAACTCATTTACCGGAGTAGCGGCAGCCTGCGGCGGCTTTGTGTACGACAATATGGTGATGCTGGTAGGCGGTATCCTGGTTGGTTCTGCCGGTACTCTTCTTACCGTTGTAATGTGCAGGGCAATGAACCGGTCACTCACCAACGTACTGTTCAGTACGTTTGGTGGTGCTTCGGCGGGTGCCGGAGGTTCAACAACAACCGGTGGTACGGTTAAGCAGCTCACCGCCACTGACGCAGCCGTATTAATGGCGTATGCTCAGCGTGTTGTGATTGTACCGGGTTATGGTTTGGCGGTGGCACAGGCCCAACACGTTTGCCATGCCCTTGAGGCAGAGCTCACGGCTAAAGGTGTCGAAGTTCTGTATGCTGTTCACCCTGTGGCGGGCAGAATGCCCGGACACATGAACGTGCTGCTGGCTGAGGCTGATGTTAGTTACGACAAGTTGGTAGAGATGGAAGAAATCAATCCTCAGTTTAAGCTTACCGATGTTGCACTGGTCGTTGGCGCAAATGATGTGGTAAACCCGGCTGCCAAAACCGATCCGTCGTCGCCAATCTATGGCATGCCGATTTTAGATGTGGAAGACGCACGCAATGTTATTGTGATGAAGCGCTCGATGAAGGCTGGCTACGCCGGTATTGAAAACGAACTCTTCTATCGCCCGAACACGTCGATGCTGTTTGGTGATGCCAAGGCAACAATGACGGCGTTAGTCAATGAAGTAAAGGGGCTTTAA
- a CDS encoding NAD(P) transhydrogenase subunit alpha produces MDPATLSLLYLVILMIFLGIELIGHVPSVLHTPLMSGANAIHGVVIIGSIIVMGMAEDTLSLILGFIAVVLGTLNVVGGFVVTNRMLEMFKKK; encoded by the coding sequence ATGGATCCGGCTACACTGTCATTACTCTATCTGGTGATATTGATGATCTTCCTGGGTATCGAACTGATAGGTCACGTACCATCAGTCCTGCATACTCCACTGATGAGCGGCGCTAATGCAATTCACGGAGTTGTAATCATCGGCTCAATTATCGTTATGGGAATGGCCGAAGATACACTGTCACTTATTCTTGGCTTTATTGCCGTTGTGCTTGGAACCCTGAACGTTGTAGGGGGCTTCGTTGTTACAAACCGTATGTTGGAAATGTTTAAGAAGAAATGA
- a CDS encoding NAD(P) transhydrogenase subunit alpha — protein MIVGVIKETQPCEQRVGLVPSVVKALVSKGVGVVVEAGAGVAAGFPDSHYTDAGATVASAETVLNDAGVIVHVAPPTADEVQRFKAGTTLISMVYAKRNTSVVATLADRKIQVFALDALPRITRAQVMDVLSSQNNLAGYKAVIVGANATGRIFPLMTTAAGTVKPATILIYGAGVAGLQALATARRMGAIVHVTDLRPETKEQVESLGGRFVSVEGLDNVKVEGGYVAAATDDVLARQKEAVNKVLFSADIVITTALVAGGQAPCLIIREQVQQMKPGSVIVDLAADAGGNCECTTGSEPATVGNVTILGCPQLAASLPTTASELYAKNVQAFLTEIAPAGELDINLENEIIASTLIVHNGEVRA, from the coding sequence ATGATTGTTGGAGTAATAAAAGAAACGCAACCGTGTGAGCAGCGTGTCGGACTGGTGCCATCGGTTGTTAAGGCCCTTGTATCTAAAGGGGTTGGTGTTGTTGTAGAAGCCGGTGCCGGAGTCGCCGCAGGGTTTCCGGACAGCCACTATACTGATGCCGGTGCAACGGTTGCCAGTGCTGAAACCGTACTGAATGATGCCGGTGTAATTGTTCATGTTGCCCCGCCGACTGCCGACGAAGTTCAGCGATTCAAGGCTGGTACCACGCTCATTTCCATGGTCTATGCAAAACGTAATACGTCGGTTGTAGCCACGCTTGCAGACCGGAAAATCCAGGTATTTGCGCTTGACGCATTACCACGGATCACTCGTGCGCAGGTTATGGATGTGCTAAGCTCTCAGAATAACCTGGCCGGATACAAGGCAGTTATTGTTGGTGCCAACGCAACGGGTCGGATCTTCCCGCTCATGACAACGGCAGCCGGAACCGTAAAACCGGCTACTATCCTTATTTACGGTGCGGGAGTTGCAGGATTGCAGGCACTTGCTACAGCCCGACGGATGGGGGCAATTGTACACGTTACTGACCTGCGCCCCGAAACCAAGGAACAGGTTGAATCGCTGGGTGGACGGTTTGTGAGTGTAGAAGGACTTGATAATGTAAAGGTGGAAGGGGGCTATGTTGCTGCCGCCACCGATGATGTCCTGGCACGTCAGAAAGAAGCAGTAAACAAAGTTCTGTTTTCAGCCGATATCGTCATTACCACCGCCCTGGTTGCCGGTGGCCAAGCCCCCTGCCTGATCATCCGTGAACAGGTTCAGCAGATGAAACCGGGAAGTGTGATTGTTGACCTGGCTGCGGATGCAGGCGGAAACTGCGAATGTACAACCGGTTCCGAACCGGCAACAGTTGGAAACGTTACTATCCTGGGTTGCCCGCAGCTGGCTGCATCGCTGCCCACAACGGCCAGTGAGTTATATGCCAAGAATGTACAGGCATTTCTGACAGAAATTGCGCCGGCTGGCGAGCTGGACATTAACCTTGAAAACGAAATCATCGCTTCTACACTTATCGTACACAACGGAGAGGTTCGCGCTTAA
- a CDS encoding metal-dependent transcriptional regulator, with translation MKLADLSYSIQDYLKIIFLLSESDERLSSAPTSAIAGRLEINPASVTGMLKKLASLHLINYEKHHGARLTFTGRKLAVELVRRHRLLETYLTVALGYSWDEVHDEAEKLEHFISDTLVDRMWTRLGNPQYDPHGDPIPAKDGSIPPVATNRLYNAAVGSSPTVRRVNSDIPDILSALSRHGITIGTVVPVTGRDPRKENVTVSIRGKTIRLDRALADNIFID, from the coding sequence ATGAAGCTTGCCGATCTCTCGTACAGCATCCAGGATTATCTTAAAATTATTTTTCTTTTAAGTGAGTCGGATGAACGCCTCAGTTCAGCCCCAACCTCTGCAATAGCCGGCCGACTGGAGATTAATCCGGCCAGCGTCACCGGAATGCTAAAGAAACTTGCTTCGCTGCATCTGATTAACTATGAGAAGCATCATGGGGCACGACTGACGTTTACCGGGAGAAAGCTGGCTGTGGAGCTTGTCAGACGTCATCGTCTTCTTGAAACCTACCTTACTGTTGCACTGGGGTACAGCTGGGACGAGGTACACGACGAAGCTGAAAAACTGGAACACTTTATCAGCGATACATTGGTGGACAGGATGTGGACCAGGCTGGGTAATCCCCAGTACGACCCGCATGGTGACCCTATACCTGCAAAGGACGGATCGATTCCACCGGTTGCAACAAACAGGTTATACAATGCAGCGGTGGGAAGCAGTCCAACTGTACGGCGCGTTAATTCAGATATACCTGATATCCTGTCGGCACTGTCACGGCACGGGATCACAATTGGTACCGTTGTACCGGTAACCGGACGTGATCCCAGGAAGGAGAACGTAACAGTTAGCATCCGGGGAAAAACTATCAGACTTGACAGGGCGCTGGCTGATAATATTTTTATTGACTAA
- a CDS encoding ZIP family metal transporter encodes MLEYLHFFEDINPILGALIATTFTWLVTAAGAALVLLFKEMSRSWLDGMLGFTGGVMVAASYWSLLAPSIAMSEGMGLPSWLPPAVGFLTGALFIFALDKFVPHLHINFDPSQTEGPSTKWHRTTLLILAITLHNIPEGLAVGVLFGGVAAGIPEATIGGAVALAIGIGLQNFPEGIAVAFPLRRHGVSRLRSFYYGQLSAIVEPIAGVIGAVAVLSMQPVLPYALAFAAGAMIYVVVEEVIPETQQDKFTDVATLGFIGGFVVMMILDVALG; translated from the coding sequence ATGCTTGAATATTTACACTTTTTTGAAGATATCAATCCAATTCTCGGAGCCTTGATAGCCACTACATTTACGTGGCTGGTAACCGCTGCCGGTGCTGCTCTTGTTTTACTGTTTAAGGAAATGTCGCGATCGTGGCTTGACGGAATGCTTGGCTTTACCGGAGGCGTGATGGTAGCAGCCAGCTACTGGTCACTCCTTGCCCCAAGCATTGCGATGAGCGAAGGGATGGGGTTGCCAAGCTGGCTTCCGCCGGCTGTGGGGTTTTTGACAGGCGCACTCTTCATTTTTGCCCTTGATAAGTTTGTGCCCCACCTGCACATCAACTTCGACCCGTCGCAAACGGAGGGTCCGTCAACAAAATGGCATCGCACTACACTACTCATCCTTGCCATAACGCTTCATAATATTCCTGAGGGCTTAGCCGTAGGTGTACTGTTCGGTGGTGTAGCGGCGGGCATTCCCGAAGCAACGATTGGTGGTGCCGTGGCACTGGCGATTGGAATTGGGTTACAGAATTTTCCCGAGGGTATTGCCGTGGCTTTCCCGCTACGCCGTCATGGAGTAAGCAGGCTGCGCAGTTTTTACTACGGACAGCTGTCGGCAATTGTTGAACCGATTGCCGGGGTGATCGGTGCGGTAGCGGTCCTTTCCATGCAGCCGGTACTGCCGTACGCGCTGGCATTTGCCGCCGGTGCCATGATTTATGTTGTTGTGGAAGAAGTAATTCCCGAAACACAGCAGGATAAGTTTACCGATGTGGCAACGCTTGGCTTTATTGGCGGTTTTGTTGTTATGATGATACTCGACGTCGCACTCGGATAG
- the rnr gene encoding ribonuclease R, translated as MKNHNTLDLRKDILEILERSTQATSLSELSRRLHIKSESEDYDYLKDVLNSMSAEGILQKHARRRYSIAHHITHEFIGTLTYYHDSASVRTTDASAPPVLIKRQHLHTALDGDTVRVHILAPAPGKKIQGEILGIIERAQHAIAGTIEFDGSFFYLIPDEPRYHMDFMIAESNLKGAKAGDKVIGRFIKWDNPKVAPEAAVRDVVGVSGKALVEFTAILKEFNLPSSFPTEVEKAANALSEPALPISNNREDITDTLIITIDPADARDFDDALSLTELQGGDVELGVHIADVSHYVTPGSVIDTEALKRGTSTYLVHAVVPMLPERLSNNLCSLVPNKPRYAYSVFMRFTRKGMLKHYRITETLIESKKRLTYDEAQSMIDAAVEGSGTPVDPVANLVVRLHSLAKTLFARRMKHGGIDFETQEVKYLLNEEYVPVSAVVKSRTAATSLVEECMLAANRVVAEHVEKLSESHRRTIPLPLVYRTHGEPDSEKLTDAVSVIRALGIPVPSGKLTPVQINAILTAVQDRPEKAVVNTLLLRSMAKAVYAEHNIGHYGLGFTAYAHFTSPIRRYPDLFVHRMLKEYAQGIPGDKRLHQVYEQSVYVSDHSSQTERMAVEAERASQKLAQVMIARTHLGERHHGYVTGVTNFGIFVTISTLMCEGLLHIRDLRDDFYVFDEKRFRLIGRRNRRIFQYGTELDIVIARTDVDKRLIDLVVADPEQK; from the coding sequence ATGAAAAATCACAACACACTTGATCTCCGAAAAGATATCCTGGAGATTTTAGAACGTAGCACACAGGCAACCTCCTTGTCTGAGCTGAGTAGGCGACTGCACATCAAGTCCGAGTCAGAAGACTATGACTACCTAAAAGATGTACTGAATTCAATGTCAGCCGAAGGGATTTTGCAAAAGCATGCCCGCCGACGCTACAGTATTGCGCATCACATAACACATGAGTTTATTGGCACACTTACCTATTACCATGATAGTGCCTCCGTCCGAACAACCGATGCTTCGGCACCGCCGGTTTTGATTAAACGACAGCACCTCCACACTGCACTCGACGGTGATACCGTGCGCGTTCACATCCTTGCACCTGCACCGGGAAAGAAAATCCAGGGCGAGATACTCGGAATCATTGAACGAGCACAGCATGCCATTGCAGGCACCATTGAATTTGATGGTAGCTTTTTTTACCTTATTCCTGATGAGCCCAGATACCACATGGATTTCATGATTGCTGAGAGCAATCTGAAAGGGGCTAAGGCAGGCGACAAGGTTATTGGCCGCTTCATTAAGTGGGATAATCCCAAGGTAGCGCCTGAAGCTGCAGTTCGCGACGTTGTCGGTGTCAGCGGCAAGGCTCTGGTAGAGTTCACGGCGATACTGAAAGAGTTTAACCTGCCATCATCCTTCCCCACCGAGGTTGAAAAGGCAGCAAACGCACTGTCGGAACCGGCACTACCAATTTCCAATAACCGTGAAGATATTACCGATACACTCATCATAACGATTGACCCTGCAGATGCGCGCGACTTTGATGATGCTTTGTCGTTAACCGAACTGCAAGGAGGCGATGTAGAGCTTGGGGTTCATATTGCCGATGTGTCGCACTACGTTACCCCCGGCTCTGTCATCGATACCGAAGCACTCAAACGGGGCACCAGCACCTACTTGGTACATGCTGTTGTTCCAATGCTGCCGGAGCGATTAAGCAACAATCTTTGTTCGCTGGTCCCCAACAAGCCCCGATACGCATATAGCGTTTTCATGCGATTTACCCGGAAGGGTATGTTAAAGCACTATCGGATTACGGAGACCCTAATTGAGAGCAAGAAACGCCTAACCTACGACGAAGCGCAGTCTATGATTGACGCCGCGGTCGAGGGGTCTGGTACGCCTGTAGATCCTGTAGCTAACCTTGTTGTACGACTCCATTCACTGGCCAAAACTTTGTTTGCCCGAAGAATGAAGCATGGTGGGATCGACTTTGAAACACAGGAGGTAAAGTATCTACTCAATGAGGAGTATGTCCCGGTGAGCGCAGTTGTTAAATCCCGGACCGCGGCTACCTCCTTGGTTGAAGAATGTATGCTGGCTGCAAACCGTGTGGTAGCTGAACACGTAGAGAAACTTTCAGAATCACACAGACGCACAATACCACTGCCCTTGGTTTATCGTACTCATGGTGAGCCCGATAGTGAAAAACTTACCGACGCAGTAAGCGTGATACGGGCGCTGGGTATTCCTGTGCCTTCCGGCAAGCTCACGCCGGTACAGATTAATGCAATACTTACGGCTGTACAAGATCGCCCCGAAAAAGCAGTTGTCAACACACTCTTGCTGCGGTCGATGGCAAAAGCTGTTTATGCGGAACACAATATCGGCCATTATGGTTTAGGATTTACAGCCTACGCCCACTTCACCTCGCCAATCAGAAGATATCCGGATTTATTTGTCCATCGCATGCTCAAAGAATATGCACAGGGTATCCCCGGCGACAAACGTCTTCATCAGGTCTATGAGCAGTCTGTTTACGTAAGCGACCACAGCTCGCAAACAGAGCGGATGGCCGTAGAGGCAGAGAGAGCATCACAAAAACTTGCACAGGTCATGATTGCCCGCACCCACCTGGGCGAGCGTCACCACGGCTATGTAACGGGAGTAACGAACTTTGGGATTTTCGTTACGATCAGCACGCTGATGTGCGAAGGCCTGTTGCATATCAGAGACCTGCGCGACGATTTCTATGTTTTTGATGAGAAACGGTTCAGACTCATTGGCCGGCGTAATCGCCGGATTTTCCAGTACGGAACAGAGCTGGATATTGTTATTGCCCGCACTGACGTTGACAAGCGCCTTATCGACCTTGTGGTTGCAGACCCAGAACAGAAGTAG